A window of Castanea sativa cultivar Marrone di Chiusa Pesio chromosome 1, ASM4071231v1 contains these coding sequences:
- the LOC142622827 gene encoding uncharacterized protein LOC142622827 isoform X2, which translates to MPQDGIRSVVYRSFVTCDDPKGVVNCKTIKKSRTGSQQMDQKNESQRTRKNSNTAMAYDTERVDTVSKGFAEEVHSQSSFQVMEVSRGAQKLNQMIDSWSKGVIFDGQSKDIAQDLLKGALDLQESLVMLGKSQEASLYMSQVRKKPHEKSESRRIDEMEIRRTNSSPIGDRNCSMGFQKPRISTDGSSRNYIEELKKVIRDSLAKQNLLPNLTTQETGYLHQRDLSSVSEIPSTSSNQSLDVDAYDFDSPDSSLSSKAPQKKKKGPNLIAKLMGLEDLPSKTSQNTLQKHLERERISNQRRPIFDIDMPKGRKPQSKAQRVDPERKTLKEILDTLQFKGLLRSNSVEELEPQSDHSDNSHPKQRVIDETPPIVLIKPFCAPCLVDELHTAVLREEKSFNTKKMLRILTIKRELSFNTHKEGALSSKKMHSKMEVEEEETPIKTLSIEEVTREHKEVVRKPEGKEVKPKEKVSHKLKASVPVDHRLQTKEAIVKKLKADRFQNNASASRKPLKMENKKGKIVSRCEDQATVTSTKPRKSGNGSNIVNNQISRQPSTTQNTSSKHATKTISSSDQKKNQMKKKKPVRELTAIKSIEVFGSKEDDMSINFKSEICSPLIRIGTTLADQFPVDEEKDASGSNIGEHCSNSQSSLSDVTPVSPKHEMDDKTVEEANNYILHSRTDIKSFKSGNNLKDFLLSSPSFLTHAEEIFDLDVCTTILQTSCTSDFIEANVRLSLECANELIERKSLQGSQTVHPLLLTHVGNLRVCTSVDKLLEEVCSVVESLRSYSKFDDDAEQVVTEIETLVFRELIEEVLT; encoded by the exons ATGCCTCAAGATGGTATAAGATCAGTTGTTTATAGATCATTTGTCACATGTGATGATCCAAAAGGAGTTGTGAATTGTaagacaataaaaaaatcaaggacTGGTTCTCAGCAAATGGACCAAAAGAACGAAAGCCAAAGGACACGAAAGAACTCAAATACAGCTATGGCATACGACACGGAGAGAGTAGACACGGTCTCAAAAGGGTTTGCAGAAGAAGTTCATAGTCAATCTTCTTTTCAAGTCATGGAAGTCTCTAGAGGAGCCCAGAAGCTGAACCAGATGATTGACTCATGGTCTAAAGGAGTGATATTTGATGGGCAGTCTAAAGATATTGCACAAGATTTGTTGAAAGGTGCTCTTGATCTCCAAGAATCTCTAGTCATGCTAGGAAAGTCTCAAGAAGCTTCATTGTATATGTCTCAGGTAAGAAAGAAGCCGCATGAGAAGTCAGAAAGCAGAAGAATTGATGAAATGGAGATTAGGAGAACAAATTCTAGTCCAATTGGGGATCGAAATTGCTCGATGGGATTTCAAAAGCCTAGAATTTCTACTGATGGCTCTTCAAGGAATTACATTGAAGAGCTTAAGAAAGTGATCAGAGACAGCCTTGCTAAGCAGAATCTATTGCCAAACCTAACCACTCAAGAAACAGGTTATCTTCATCAAAGAGATTTGAGCTCAGTTTCAGAAATTCCTTCCACAAGCTCAAACCAGTCTTTGGATGTTGatgcatatgattttgattcTCCTGACTCCTCTCTTTCATCAAAAGCTccacagaagaagaaaaaaggccCAAATTTGATTGCCAAGCTAATGGGTCTAGAAGACCTCCCTTCAAAAACATCACAGAACACTCTACAGAAACAtttagagagggagagaattTCAAACCAGAGACGACCTATCTTTGACATTGATATGCCAAAGGGAAGGAAGCCCCAATCTAAAGCACAGAGGGTGGATCCAGAGCGGAAGACATTGAAGGAAATACTTGATACCCTGCAATTCAAAGGACTTCTGAGAAGCAACTCTGTCGAAGAGCTTGAGCCTCAGTCTGATCATTCCGACAATTCCCATCCCAAACAAAGGGTGATTGATGAGACACCACCCATTGTTCTTATTAAACCTTTTTGTGCCCCATGCCTGGTGGATGAGCTTCACACAGCAGTGCTTCGGGAAGAGAAATCTTTCAACACAAAAAAGATGCTGAGAATATTGACAATAAAAAGAGAGCTTTCTTTCAACACTCACAAAGAAGGGGCTTTGAGTTCCAAAAAAATGCATAGCAAAAtggaagtagaagaagaagagactCCTATTAAAACACTTAGCATAGAAGAAGTTACTAGGGAACATAAAGAAGTAGTTAGGAAACCAGAAGGAAAAGAAGTCAAGCCTAAAGAAAAGGTTTCGCATAAGCTAAAAGCTTCTGTTCCTGTAGATCACAGACTGCAGACAAAAGAGGCAATTGTCAAGAAACTGAAAGCAGATCGATTTCAAAATAATGCTTCTGCTAGCAGGAAACCACTGAAGATGGAGAACAAGAAAGGTAAAATTGTCTCGAGATGTGAAGATCAAGCTACAGTGACCTCTACAAAGCCAAGAAAGTCTGGAAATGGATCAAACATTGTAAACAACCAGATTTCCAGACAACCAAGTACTACCCAAAACACCAGCTCAAAACACGCAACAAAAACTATAAGTTCCTCTGATCAGAAAAAGAAtcagatgaagaagaagaagccagtCAGGGAGCTTACAGCAATCAAATCA ATTGAAGTCTTTGGATCCAAAGAAGATGACATGAGCATCaattttaaaagtgaaatttgctCTCCACTGATAAGAATTGGCACTACTCTCGCGGATCAATTCCCTGTAGATGAGGAAAAGGATGCCTCTGGATCTAATATTGGAG AACATTGCAGTAATAGCCAGAGTTCTCTTTCTGATGTCACACCAGTGAGTCCCAAGCATGAAATGGACGATAAAACTGTGGAAGAAGCTAACAATTACATCCTTCACAGTAGAACAGATATCAAAAGCTTTAAATCTGGAAATAATCTTAAAGATTTTCTCTTGAGCAGTCCATCATTCCTTACTCATGCAGAGGAGATTTTTGATCTTGATGTGTGTACTACAATTTTACAAACATCTTGCACCAGTGATTTCATAGAAGCCAATGTGAGGCTCTCTTTAGAATGTGCAAATGAACTAATTGAACGTAAAAGCCTTCAAGGTTCACAAACAGTCCATCCTTTGTTACTAACACATGTGGGCAATTTGAGAGTATGCACCTCAGTGGACAAGTTATTGGAGGAAGTTTGTAGTGTTGTTGAAAGTCTTAGAAGTTATAGCAAGTTTGATG ATGATGCTGAGCAAGTGGTGACTGAGATAGAGACGCTAGTTTTCCGTGAGTTGATTGAGGAGGTCCTCACATAA
- the LOC142622827 gene encoding uncharacterized protein LOC142622827 isoform X1 yields MPQDGIRSVVYRSFVTCDDPKGVVNCKTIKKSRTGSQQMDQKNESQRTRKNSNTAMAYDTERVDTVSKGFAEEVHSQSSFQVMEVSRGAQKLNQMIDSWSKGVIFDGQSKDIAQDLLKGALDLQESLVMLGKSQEASLYMSQVRKKPHEKSESRRIDEMEIRRTNSSPIGDRNCSMGFQKPRISTDGSSRNYIEELKKVIRDSLAKQNLLPNLTTQETGYLHQRDLSSVSEIPSTSSNQSLDVDAYDFDSPDSSLSSKAPQKKKKGPNLIAKLMGLEDLPSKTSQNTLQKHLERERISNQRRPIFDIDMPKGRKPQSKAQRVDPERKTLKEILDTLQFKGLLRSNSVEELEPQSDHSDNSHPKQRVIDETPPIVLIKPFCAPCLVDELHTAVLREEKSFNTKKMLRILTIKRELSFNTHKEGALSSKKMHSKMEVEEEETPIKTLSIEEVTREHKEVVRKPEGKEVKPKEKVSHKLKASVPVDHRLQTKEAIVKKLKADRFQNNASASRKPLKMENKKGKIVSRCEDQATVTSTKPRKSGNGSNIVNNQISRQPSTTQNTSSKHATKTISSSDQKKNQMKKKKPVRELTAIKSIEVFGSKEDDMSINFKSEICSPLIRIGTTLADQFPVDEEKDASGSNIGEHCSNSQSSLSDVTPVSPKHEMDDKTVEEANNYILHSRTDIKSFKSGNNLKDFLLSSPSFLTHAEEIFDLDVCTTILQTSCTSDFIEANVRLSLECANELIERKSLQGSQTVHPLLLTHVGNLRVCTSVDKLLEEVCSVVESLRSYSKFDGELLPQDSLYSILERDISCNGIENGIWDFSWRYEFSADDAEQVVTEIETLVFRELIEEVLT; encoded by the exons ATGCCTCAAGATGGTATAAGATCAGTTGTTTATAGATCATTTGTCACATGTGATGATCCAAAAGGAGTTGTGAATTGTaagacaataaaaaaatcaaggacTGGTTCTCAGCAAATGGACCAAAAGAACGAAAGCCAAAGGACACGAAAGAACTCAAATACAGCTATGGCATACGACACGGAGAGAGTAGACACGGTCTCAAAAGGGTTTGCAGAAGAAGTTCATAGTCAATCTTCTTTTCAAGTCATGGAAGTCTCTAGAGGAGCCCAGAAGCTGAACCAGATGATTGACTCATGGTCTAAAGGAGTGATATTTGATGGGCAGTCTAAAGATATTGCACAAGATTTGTTGAAAGGTGCTCTTGATCTCCAAGAATCTCTAGTCATGCTAGGAAAGTCTCAAGAAGCTTCATTGTATATGTCTCAGGTAAGAAAGAAGCCGCATGAGAAGTCAGAAAGCAGAAGAATTGATGAAATGGAGATTAGGAGAACAAATTCTAGTCCAATTGGGGATCGAAATTGCTCGATGGGATTTCAAAAGCCTAGAATTTCTACTGATGGCTCTTCAAGGAATTACATTGAAGAGCTTAAGAAAGTGATCAGAGACAGCCTTGCTAAGCAGAATCTATTGCCAAACCTAACCACTCAAGAAACAGGTTATCTTCATCAAAGAGATTTGAGCTCAGTTTCAGAAATTCCTTCCACAAGCTCAAACCAGTCTTTGGATGTTGatgcatatgattttgattcTCCTGACTCCTCTCTTTCATCAAAAGCTccacagaagaagaaaaaaggccCAAATTTGATTGCCAAGCTAATGGGTCTAGAAGACCTCCCTTCAAAAACATCACAGAACACTCTACAGAAACAtttagagagggagagaattTCAAACCAGAGACGACCTATCTTTGACATTGATATGCCAAAGGGAAGGAAGCCCCAATCTAAAGCACAGAGGGTGGATCCAGAGCGGAAGACATTGAAGGAAATACTTGATACCCTGCAATTCAAAGGACTTCTGAGAAGCAACTCTGTCGAAGAGCTTGAGCCTCAGTCTGATCATTCCGACAATTCCCATCCCAAACAAAGGGTGATTGATGAGACACCACCCATTGTTCTTATTAAACCTTTTTGTGCCCCATGCCTGGTGGATGAGCTTCACACAGCAGTGCTTCGGGAAGAGAAATCTTTCAACACAAAAAAGATGCTGAGAATATTGACAATAAAAAGAGAGCTTTCTTTCAACACTCACAAAGAAGGGGCTTTGAGTTCCAAAAAAATGCATAGCAAAAtggaagtagaagaagaagagactCCTATTAAAACACTTAGCATAGAAGAAGTTACTAGGGAACATAAAGAAGTAGTTAGGAAACCAGAAGGAAAAGAAGTCAAGCCTAAAGAAAAGGTTTCGCATAAGCTAAAAGCTTCTGTTCCTGTAGATCACAGACTGCAGACAAAAGAGGCAATTGTCAAGAAACTGAAAGCAGATCGATTTCAAAATAATGCTTCTGCTAGCAGGAAACCACTGAAGATGGAGAACAAGAAAGGTAAAATTGTCTCGAGATGTGAAGATCAAGCTACAGTGACCTCTACAAAGCCAAGAAAGTCTGGAAATGGATCAAACATTGTAAACAACCAGATTTCCAGACAACCAAGTACTACCCAAAACACCAGCTCAAAACACGCAACAAAAACTATAAGTTCCTCTGATCAGAAAAAGAAtcagatgaagaagaagaagccagtCAGGGAGCTTACAGCAATCAAATCA ATTGAAGTCTTTGGATCCAAAGAAGATGACATGAGCATCaattttaaaagtgaaatttgctCTCCACTGATAAGAATTGGCACTACTCTCGCGGATCAATTCCCTGTAGATGAGGAAAAGGATGCCTCTGGATCTAATATTGGAG AACATTGCAGTAATAGCCAGAGTTCTCTTTCTGATGTCACACCAGTGAGTCCCAAGCATGAAATGGACGATAAAACTGTGGAAGAAGCTAACAATTACATCCTTCACAGTAGAACAGATATCAAAAGCTTTAAATCTGGAAATAATCTTAAAGATTTTCTCTTGAGCAGTCCATCATTCCTTACTCATGCAGAGGAGATTTTTGATCTTGATGTGTGTACTACAATTTTACAAACATCTTGCACCAGTGATTTCATAGAAGCCAATGTGAGGCTCTCTTTAGAATGTGCAAATGAACTAATTGAACGTAAAAGCCTTCAAGGTTCACAAACAGTCCATCCTTTGTTACTAACACATGTGGGCAATTTGAGAGTATGCACCTCAGTGGACAAGTTATTGGAGGAAGTTTGTAGTGTTGTTGAAAGTCTTAGAAGTTATAGCAAGTTTGATGGTGAGCTTCTTCCTCAAGATAGTCTTTATTCAATATTAGAGAGAGATATAAGCTGCAATGGAATTGAAAATGGAATCTGGGATTTTAGTTGGAGGTATGAATTTTCTGCAGATGATGCTGAGCAAGTGGTGACTGAGATAGAGACGCTAGTTTTCCGTGAGTTGATTGAGGAGGTCCTCACATAA